CTGACCGGGATATCGGCTTCGTTCACACCCTGTGTGGCAATATCGAGCGCAAACTCTGACGCTATTCCGCAAAGCGTCCGGGCCGGAAAGCATCCAGCACCACAGACGGCTCCTCGCCATCAATCACCTGGGCAATGACATCTGCACTGCCGGCAGACAGGGTCCAGCCGAAGGTACCGTGGCCGGTATTCAGGAACAGGTTGTCCCTGGGGCCTTTTCCGATGATCGCGGGGCCGTCCGGCGTCATCGGGCGGAACCCGGTCCACGTCTCTGCCGCCGCCAGGTCCGCACACCCCGGAAAACGGGATTCAACGGACCGTTTGATGGTATCAATCCGCGCTTGCGGAATGTCCCGGTTGAAGTCCGCCAGCTCGACAAATCCGGTTGCACGCAACCGGTCACCCAAGCGGGTAGACACCACCTTGAAGTTGTCATCGTGAATCGTGCTGACCGGGCCCTTGGCCGCATCATGCAGGGGTACGGTGATGCTGTAACCCTTGATCGGATAGATCGGCAAACTCAGCCCCAGTGGCTGCACCAGTTGCGGTGACCAGCAGCCGGCACAGATCACAAAGGCGTCTGCCTCCAGGGTTTCCAGCCGGCCGTCGGCGTTGGTCAGTTGCACCGCTTTCACGCGGGTATCGTCCGCGATCAGCCGCTCCACCTTCACCTCGTATCGAAAGTTCGCGCCCAGTTGCTCACACACGCTCGCCAGTGAGCGGGAAAACAGATGGCAGTCGCCAGTGCCATCTGTTTCATAGCTGATGGCACCGTACAGGGGGCCATCACCGGTCATACCCGGTTCCGTTTCCCTGACCTGTGCCGGCGTCAGTAGCCGGGAGGCAATGCCCATGTCATTCAGCAGTTCGTGAATAGCCCGGTAGTCATCCATGGCCTCCGGCTTGCTGGCCAGGTGCAGCAGCCCACGATGCTGGCCGTCGAAGGCCAGATCGTGTTCCTGCTCAAGGGCCAGGAAGCGCTCCCGGCTGTGCATGCCCAGGCGCAACATGGCCCGTTTGTTCAATCCGAACAGACCCGGCGACCAGGCATAACGAAGTGTGGCGAACATGAAACGCATGGCATCCAGTGACGGCGGCACTTTCAGTTTCAACGGGCCGGATTTCTGCAGAATCCAGGGCAAGGCCTTGAACACCATCGAGGGGTCGGCCCAGGGATAGACCACACCATAGGATCGCTGGGCCGCATTGCCTTTGCTGGTCTCGTTACCGGCCAGCGGATGGCGCTCTAGCACCGTCACCTGGTGGCCACGGCGCAGCAGCTCACGAGCCGTGGTAACGCCGACCACACCACCGCCTACAACCACGATATGCATAACTCGCCTCCGTTACTCCACGCCATTCTCAGCCAGCAGGGTCCGATACTCTTCCAGTACATCCGGATGCTCCTCCGGATAGTCTGGCGCCAGGCTTTTGAGCACTTCCGCCACCAGCGCCGCCACAATGGCCCTGGCCTCAGGTTTGCGATCTCCGGGCACAATAAACCAGGGCGCCTCATTGGTATGGGTGGCTGCCAGCGCTTCCTCCGCATACGCCTGGTATTTATCTCGCATTTTCCAGCCCTCGATATCGGAGCGGTCAAACTTCCACCGTTTACGAGGCTTGTCCAGGCGCTTTAGCAACCTTCGCTTGTGTTCGTCTTCGGACAGATTCAGCCAGACCTTCACCACACAGGTACCCTCACTGACCAGGTGCTGCTCGAAATCCCGAATCGCCCGGTACCGGGCTTGCCAGTTGTAACTTTCCTCGGCCCGCACCGGCCAAACCCGTTCCGCGATCACCGCTTCGTGGTGGCTGCGGTTGAATGCGACCATCTGCCCATAAGCCGGCAACAAAGGCGTGA
The window above is part of the Marinobacter sp. THAF197a genome. Proteins encoded here:
- a CDS encoding polyphosphate kinase 2 family protein, which encodes MEYTAFARTWFLDPKKPALGRYPSLLDDDEKPPALESSLEDIGEYQRRLWANGRKALLLVIHGPDTSGKDSLIRTLATYADPAGFHAWSFSRPTATESAHDFLWRVTPLLPAYGQMVAFNRSHHEAVIAERVWPVRAEESYNWQARYRAIRDFEQHLVSEGTCVVKVWLNLSEDEHKRRLLKRLDKPRKRWKFDRSDIEGWKMRDKYQAYAEEALAATHTNEAPWFIVPGDRKPEARAIVAALVAEVLKSLAPDYPEEHPDVLEEYRTLLAENGVE
- a CDS encoding D-amino acid dehydrogenase; the encoded protein is MHIVVVGGGVVGVTTARELLRRGHQVTVLERHPLAGNETSKGNAAQRSYGVVYPWADPSMVFKALPWILQKSGPLKLKVPPSLDAMRFMFATLRYAWSPGLFGLNKRAMLRLGMHSRERFLALEQEHDLAFDGQHRGLLHLASKPEAMDDYRAIHELLNDMGIASRLLTPAQVRETEPGMTGDGPLYGAISYETDGTGDCHLFSRSLASVCEQLGANFRYEVKVERLIADDTRVKAVQLTNADGRLETLEADAFVICAGCWSPQLVQPLGLSLPIYPIKGYSITVPLHDAAKGPVSTIHDDNFKVVSTRLGDRLRATGFVELADFNRDIPQARIDTIKRSVESRFPGCADLAAAETWTGFRPMTPDGPAIIGKGPRDNLFLNTGHGTFGWTLSAGSADVIAQVIDGEEPSVVLDAFRPGRFAE